A window of the Salvelinus fontinalis isolate EN_2023a chromosome 26, ASM2944872v1, whole genome shotgun sequence genome harbors these coding sequences:
- the pnhd gene encoding uncharacterized protein pnhd, which yields MDILQPYLLLILWALNVASSLLNKHVEHRNPFALRACCKRQSHFVYIGQDISGSPVSVDVGMCRTHCGGEQSRTSHEAGLQQGYSKHSSMLEYLRSKKVRVRKPTTPISAKGSGQVTSCGVNHNCEPTGMRVDQMLLFKGPREVEVIEECHCENKLTQCVRVPALKTYFFKTPYETVIDVGSCSGSKGSPDGFSCVPTKFDSALVETPNKVDLVQTVEVCELSKSCYRVPYMEYYYEIVYDANGVKEEKLKEIDVGRCLGGCTTGNRCLLRSHSDSEVCYLWAERPTNSCVPRDYDSHMSLNQHGQIRTVLSISSCFCQS from the exons ATGGATATACTGCAGCCCTACCTACTGCTCATTCTGTGGGCTCTCAACGTAGCCT CTTCCTTGTTGAACAAACATGTGGAGCACAGGAACCCGTTTGCACTGAGAGCCTGCTGCAAGAGACAGAGCCACTTTGTCTACATCGGCCAAG ACATCTCTGGTAGTCCTGTGAGTGTGGATGTGGGGATGTGCAGGACGCATTGTGGGGGAGAACAAAGCAGGACATCACATGAGGCTGGACTACAGCAGGGCTATTCCAAACATTCCTCCATGTTGGAATACCTCAGGAGCAAAAAA GTAAGGGTCCGCAAACCTACCACTCCAATCAGTGCCAAGGGATCTGGTCAGGTTACGTCCTGCGGGGTGAACCATAACTGTGAGCCGACCGGGATGAGGGTGGACCAGATGCTGCTGTTCAAGGGTCCCCGGGAGGTGGAAGTCATAGAGGAATGCCACTGTGAAAACAAACTGACCCAATGTGTCCGGGTTCCGGCGCTCAAAACCTACTTCTTTAAGACCCCATACGAGACTGTCATCGATGTGGGAAGCTGTTCGGGTTCGAAAGGTTCTCCAG ATGGGTTCTCCTGCGTGCCAACTAAATTTGACTCGGCCTTGGTGGAGACCCCTAACAAGGTAGACCTGGTCCAGACGGTGGAGGTCTGTGAGCTGAGTAAGAGCTGCTATAGAGTTCCCTACATGGAGTACTACTATGAAATAGTCTATGATGCTAACGGAGTCAAAGAGGAGAAACTCAAG GAAATAGATGTGGGCAGATGTTTAGGAGGCTGCACCACAGGAAACCGCTGTCTTCTCAG GAGCCACTCTGATTCCGAAGTGTGCTATCTGTGGGCAGAGAGACCCACCAACTCTTGTGTCCCTCGGGACTACGACAGCCACATGTCCCTCAACCAGCATGGCCAGATCCGTACAGTTCTTTCCATCTCCTCTTGTTTCTGTCAGTCCTGA